Proteins encoded in a region of the Sphingopyxis sp. OAS728 genome:
- the manD gene encoding D-mannonate dehydratase ManD, which yields MPKIVSARVILTSPGRNFTTLKIECDDGTTGVGDATLNGRELAVAAYLSEHVIPCLIGRDAHRIEDIWQYLYKGAYWRRGPVTMAAIAAVDMALWDIKGKVAGLPVYQLLGGAAREGCMVYGHANGTTIADTIEAALDYQEQGYKAIRLQCGVPGMESTYGVSQDRYFYEPADNDLPTENIWSTSRYMRVVPELFAAAREALGWDVHLLHDIHHRLTPIEAARLGKDLEPYRPFWIEDATPAEDQEAFRLIRQHTTTPLAVGEIFSSVWDCKALIENRLIDYIRATVLHAGGITHMRQIASLADLYQVRTGCHGATDLSPVTMAAALHLGLAIPNFGIQEYMRHTVETDTVFPHAYRFADGMLHPGEAPGLGVDIDEALAETFPYARAYLPVNRLEDGTMWSW from the coding sequence ATGCCGAAGATCGTGTCAGCCCGGGTGATACTGACCTCGCCGGGCCGCAATTTCACGACGCTGAAGATCGAATGCGACGACGGCACGACCGGCGTTGGCGACGCGACGCTCAACGGCCGCGAGCTCGCGGTGGCTGCCTATCTGTCCGAGCATGTCATCCCGTGCCTGATCGGGCGCGATGCGCACCGCATCGAGGATATCTGGCAATATCTCTATAAGGGCGCGTACTGGCGGCGCGGTCCGGTGACCATGGCGGCGATCGCGGCGGTCGACATGGCGCTCTGGGATATCAAGGGCAAGGTCGCGGGGCTACCGGTGTACCAGCTGCTCGGCGGGGCAGCGCGCGAAGGGTGCATGGTCTATGGCCATGCGAACGGCACGACGATCGCCGACACGATCGAGGCGGCGCTCGATTATCAGGAGCAGGGCTATAAGGCGATCCGCCTGCAATGCGGCGTTCCCGGCATGGAGTCGACCTATGGCGTCAGCCAGGACCGCTATTTCTATGAGCCCGCCGACAATGACCTGCCGACCGAGAATATCTGGTCGACGAGCAGATATATGCGCGTCGTGCCCGAATTGTTCGCGGCGGCGCGCGAGGCGCTCGGCTGGGACGTCCACCTGCTCCACGACATTCACCACCGGTTGACCCCGATCGAGGCGGCGCGGCTCGGGAAGGATCTGGAGCCCTATCGGCCCTTCTGGATCGAGGATGCGACCCCTGCCGAGGATCAGGAGGCGTTTCGCCTGATCCGCCAGCACACGACGACACCGCTGGCGGTGGGCGAAATCTTCTCGTCGGTGTGGGATTGCAAGGCGCTGATCGAAAACCGGCTGATCGACTATATCCGCGCGACGGTGCTCCACGCGGGCGGCATCACGCATATGCGCCAGATCGCCTCGCTTGCAGACCTCTATCAAGTGCGCACCGGCTGCCACGGTGCGACCGACCTGTCGCCGGTGACGATGGCGGCGGCGCTCCATCTCGGGCTAGCGATCCCCAATTTCGGCATCCAGGAATATATGCGCCACACGGTCGAGACCGACACGGTCTTCCCGCACGCCTATCGCTTCGCGGATGGGATGCTCCACCCGGGCGAGGCGCCAGGGCTCGGGGTCGACATCGATGAGGCGCTTGCGGAAACTTTTCCTTATGCCCGTGCCTATCTGCCGGTGAACCGGCTCGAGGACGGAACGATGTGGAGCTGGTGA
- a CDS encoding glycoside hydrolase family 105 protein produces MSLSLFALMMSAPAAVAAPAEPVMPKPADILAQTRRVADWQLAHREAWDKMPAARPSVREPRDWQQATFWVALTDLAERDARYRDPVVELGRAQKWQLGKLAFHADDQLIAQAWEWAARNGGDAEALVPARAYFDNVFANRRTNSLEFIPTQPGGGYSLCTERWCWCDALFMAPPTMLRIGIATGDKRYADFVHQEWKATTDYLFDPSEDLYFRDSRFFDQRDTKGRKLFWSRGNGWVMGGLVRVLQVLDKDDPQRPYYEGLFKKMAAKLVTLQKADGYWPASLLDQDPGTPPESSGTAFFTYAFAWGVDNGLLDRKAYEPAAIRGWAALQRAVQKDGMLGWVQQVGDRPDSVAAEETQFYGSGAYLLAGTAMYDLSQKRQKR; encoded by the coding sequence ATGTCGCTGAGCCTCTTTGCCCTGATGATGTCCGCGCCCGCCGCGGTCGCCGCCCCGGCCGAACCCGTCATGCCGAAACCCGCCGACATTCTCGCGCAGACGCGCCGCGTCGCCGACTGGCAGCTGGCCCACCGCGAGGCGTGGGACAAGATGCCCGCCGCGCGGCCGAGCGTGCGCGAGCCGCGCGACTGGCAGCAGGCGACCTTCTGGGTCGCGCTTACCGACCTCGCCGAACGCGACGCGCGATATCGCGACCCGGTTGTCGAACTCGGCCGAGCGCAGAAATGGCAACTCGGCAAACTCGCCTTTCACGCCGACGACCAACTGATCGCGCAGGCATGGGAATGGGCTGCGCGCAACGGCGGCGACGCCGAGGCACTCGTGCCCGCGCGCGCCTATTTCGACAATGTCTTCGCCAACCGCCGCACCAACAGTCTCGAATTCATCCCCACCCAGCCGGGCGGCGGCTATTCTTTGTGCACCGAGCGCTGGTGCTGGTGCGATGCGCTGTTCATGGCCCCACCGACGATGCTGCGCATCGGCATTGCGACAGGCGACAAGCGCTACGCCGACTTTGTCCACCAGGAATGGAAAGCGACGACCGACTATCTCTTCGACCCGAGCGAAGACCTTTATTTCCGAGACAGCCGCTTTTTCGACCAGCGCGATACCAAGGGGCGCAAGCTGTTCTGGAGCCGCGGCAACGGCTGGGTGATGGGCGGCCTCGTCCGCGTGTTGCAGGTGCTGGACAAGGATGACCCGCAGCGCCCCTATTATGAGGGGCTGTTCAAGAAGATGGCGGCAAAGCTCGTCACGCTGCAAAAGGCCGACGGCTATTGGCCCGCCTCGCTGCTCGACCAGGACCCCGGCACGCCGCCCGAATCGAGCGGCACCGCATTCTTCACCTATGCCTTTGCATGGGGCGTCGACAACGGGCTGCTCGATCGCAAGGCGTATGAGCCGGCGGCGATTCGCGGCTGGGCTGCGTTGCAGCGCGCGGTGCAAAAGGACGGCATGCTCGGCTGGGTCCAGCAGGTCGGCGACCGCCCGGACAGCGTCGCCGCCGAGGAAACGCAATTCTATGGCTCGGGCGCCTATCTGCTTGCCGGAACGGCCATGTACGATCTGTCGCAGAAGCGCCAGAAGCGCTGA
- a CDS encoding TonB-dependent receptor: protein MKLRPVMMTRAALLASAALVAATPAWSQEASETIESEQPAAVDGGDEILVTGTRATQRSSIEFKRAADVVVDGLVSDEIGATPDNSVGDTLERIVGVSADRFKGNANELSVRGLGPTLSFSTFNGREVSTAGPDRSVAFQQFPSELVNGVLVYKSQRADFLEGGVGGVIELRSMKPLDYGKRRIQFEVRGDFQPQDNDVYQHDGLGYRANFSYTDQFTTGLGDIGVSIGYQRQDTTAPEDYYNANATFQLCNTSANNPTLTTGSAAALVAAGAGANCTFATGPRSVAPSTGATPVLVGETRGDAYFANSSRSFRTQTTSEVRDGLIGAIQWRPSPDFEISLDGQYSKRNSLEDRNVLGITEGLRGVQPLIIGNGSNGYSPGALMSYRGNSNLENQLETRRRVEEYLGGGLSLIWSPDRWNVAFDASYSNSHRTETQKQTRMRSTRRVGYTLTYEDDDVVPVVQFDNFDITDPNLFLATGNTAVYARNRFVTDRKDRIWAARLDIDRELDGFFTGIKVGGRVSDHHRTNDNARNNDLNTIPGTPAQVTALITQANQNCRVPFTTTSYMKGMGTNVTKWATFDNDCLFRTFAGSDDALPYPEDGRDPSDIDVTERIYAAYAMANFESDMGSVPVSGNIGLRWVKTDITSIGFRQPYRIVIDTVGDTYSIGVDPGGTLQTNKAKGSYNYFLPSANVAFDLSDQVKLRLAAYRAIARSGIESFGAGVNLNPTTSATGVDNIIFNATTGNPNLKPLRAWNLDASLELYASQDTLISVAGYYKWAKGTVIGRSEPIPSDITVTTIRDGGAPVTETFTINPVAPSNDLETRHLYGIEATASHAFTWLPDPLDGFGVQGSVNRAFANFEYPDTSPIADYVDPANLIGLSKWTASGSVWFEKWGLSLRANLRYRSGYYKPNGGTNREIRGGTYLNLSAQYDITKNVQLKLQALNVTNTQDIMYKGGYDSIAEVSRSGPQYFFGFRVRL from the coding sequence ATGAAATTACGTCCGGTCATGATGACCCGCGCCGCGCTGCTCGCATCGGCCGCGCTGGTTGCAGCCACCCCCGCCTGGAGCCAAGAGGCGTCCGAGACCATCGAAAGCGAACAGCCTGCGGCGGTGGATGGCGGCGATGAAATCCTCGTCACTGGCACGCGCGCGACGCAGCGCAGCTCGATCGAATTCAAGCGCGCCGCCGACGTCGTCGTCGATGGCCTCGTCAGCGACGAGATCGGCGCGACCCCCGACAATTCGGTCGGCGACACGCTCGAACGTATCGTCGGCGTCTCGGCCGACCGTTTCAAGGGCAACGCCAACGAACTGTCGGTGCGCGGCCTTGGCCCGACGCTCAGCTTCTCGACCTTCAACGGCCGCGAGGTGTCGACCGCGGGGCCCGACCGCTCGGTCGCCTTCCAGCAATTCCCGTCCGAACTCGTCAACGGCGTCCTCGTCTATAAATCGCAACGCGCCGACTTTCTCGAAGGCGGCGTCGGCGGCGTGATCGAGCTCCGGTCGATGAAGCCGCTCGATTATGGCAAGCGCCGTATCCAGTTCGAAGTGCGCGGCGATTTCCAGCCGCAGGACAATGACGTCTATCAGCACGACGGGCTCGGTTACCGCGCCAACTTCTCTTACACCGATCAGTTCACCACCGGGCTCGGCGATATCGGCGTGTCGATCGGTTATCAGCGGCAAGACACAACCGCGCCCGAGGATTATTACAACGCCAACGCAACCTTTCAGCTCTGCAACACTTCGGCGAACAATCCCACGCTGACGACGGGTTCGGCGGCCGCGCTTGTCGCTGCGGGTGCCGGCGCCAACTGCACCTTCGCGACCGGCCCGCGCTCGGTCGCGCCGAGCACCGGGGCGACGCCCGTCCTCGTCGGCGAGACGCGGGGCGATGCCTATTTCGCCAATTCGTCGCGCAGCTTCCGCACCCAGACGACGTCCGAAGTACGCGACGGCCTGATCGGCGCGATCCAGTGGCGCCCGTCGCCCGATTTCGAGATTTCGCTCGACGGCCAATATTCGAAGCGCAACAGCCTCGAGGATCGCAACGTCCTTGGCATCACCGAAGGGCTGCGCGGGGTGCAGCCGCTGATTATCGGCAACGGCAGTAACGGCTATTCGCCCGGCGCGCTGATGAGCTATCGCGGCAATTCGAACCTCGAAAACCAGCTGGAAACGCGGCGGCGCGTCGAGGAATATCTGGGCGGTGGTTTGAGCCTGATCTGGTCGCCCGACCGCTGGAACGTTGCGTTCGACGCCTCCTATTCGAACAGCCATCGCACCGAGACGCAGAAGCAGACGCGCATGCGCTCGACCCGCCGCGTCGGCTATACGCTGACCTATGAAGACGACGATGTCGTGCCGGTCGTCCAGTTCGACAATTTCGACATCACCGACCCCAATCTGTTCCTCGCGACGGGCAATACGGCGGTTTATGCCCGCAACCGCTTCGTCACCGATCGCAAGGACCGCATCTGGGCTGCGCGCCTCGACATCGACCGCGAACTCGACGGCTTCTTTACCGGGATCAAGGTCGGCGGGCGCGTATCGGACCATCACCGCACCAACGACAATGCGCGCAACAACGACCTCAACACGATCCCCGGTACGCCCGCGCAGGTGACCGCGCTGATCACACAGGCGAACCAGAACTGCCGCGTCCCCTTCACCACCACCAGTTACATGAAGGGCATGGGCACGAACGTCACCAAATGGGCGACCTTCGACAATGACTGCCTGTTCCGCACCTTCGCGGGTTCGGACGACGCGCTGCCATATCCCGAAGACGGCCGCGATCCGAGCGACATCGACGTCACCGAGCGCATCTATGCCGCCTATGCGATGGCCAATTTCGAATCCGACATGGGCAGCGTACCGGTAAGCGGCAACATCGGCCTGCGCTGGGTCAAGACCGACATCACCTCGATCGGCTTCCGCCAACCCTATCGAATCGTGATCGACACGGTCGGCGACACCTATTCGATCGGGGTCGACCCGGGCGGCACGCTCCAGACGAACAAGGCGAAGGGCAGCTACAATTATTTCCTGCCGTCGGCGAACGTTGCGTTCGACCTGTCGGATCAGGTCAAGCTGCGCCTCGCCGCCTATCGCGCGATCGCGCGGTCGGGGATCGAAAGCTTCGGCGCGGGGGTGAACCTCAACCCGACGACATCGGCGACGGGCGTCGACAACATCATCTTCAATGCCACGACCGGCAACCCGAACCTCAAGCCGCTGCGCGCATGGAACCTCGACGCCAGCCTCGAACTTTACGCGTCGCAGGACACGCTGATCTCGGTCGCGGGCTATTATAAATGGGCGAAGGGCACCGTGATCGGCCGTTCCGAACCGATCCCGTCGGACATCACCGTGACGACAATCCGCGACGGCGGCGCACCGGTGACCGAGACCTTCACGATCAATCCTGTTGCGCCGTCGAACGACCTTGAGACACGGCACCTCTACGGGATCGAGGCGACCGCAAGCCACGCCTTCACCTGGCTGCCCGACCCGCTCGACGGCTTTGGCGTCCAGGGATCGGTCAACCGCGCCTTCGCCAATTTCGAATATCCCGACACGTCGCCGATCGCCGACTATGTCGATCCGGCCAACCTGATCGGCCTGTCGAAATGGACCGCAAGCGGATCGGTATGGTTCGAAAAATGGGGCCTCTCGCTCCGCGCGAACCTTCGTTACCGCTCGGGCTATTACAAACCCAACGGCGGCACGAACCGCGAGATCCGCGGCGGCACCTACCTGAACCTCTCGGCGCAGTATGACATCACCAAGAATGTCCAGCTGAAGCTGCAAGCGCTGAACGTCACGAACACGCAGGATATCATGTACAAGGGCGGTTACGACAGCATCGCCGAGGTGTCGCGTAGCGGCCCGCAATATTTCTTCGGCTTCCGGGTCCGCCTGTGA
- a CDS encoding alginate lyase family protein translates to MPTDAAIGSAYRDLVARADKALAAKPASVMDKRSIPVSGDRHDYVSLARYWWPNPADPKGAYVRRDGDTNPDIESDRFDRSALSRMAREADTLALAYYYSGERKYAEGAARVIRTWFLDPATRMNPNMNFAQAVPGVSNGRPEGVLDGASFIGVIDAVGLIGPSGAVTPDEAKALEGWFARYVDWMLESANGRAEGKASNNHGLWYDAQVARFALFARKPEIARRIALAFPKGRIAQQIDASGALPKELTRTRSFHYSLYALGAAYSVADSAACLGIDLYRAEEKGRSLRKATNYVAAYRGRAADWPYKEQGWPADTLDELLVRAESAWGPGAYPRTVRGELLLRYRIP, encoded by the coding sequence TTGCCGACCGACGCGGCGATCGGTTCGGCTTACCGCGACCTGGTCGCGCGTGCCGACAAGGCGCTCGCGGCGAAACCCGCCTCGGTAATGGATAAGCGCAGCATCCCCGTGTCGGGCGACCGCCACGATTATGTCAGCCTCGCGCGCTACTGGTGGCCGAACCCCGCCGATCCGAAGGGCGCCTATGTGCGCCGCGACGGCGACACCAATCCCGATATCGAAAGCGACCGCTTCGACCGCAGCGCGCTGAGCCGCATGGCACGCGAGGCCGACACGCTCGCGCTCGCTTATTATTACAGCGGCGAGCGCAAATATGCCGAGGGTGCGGCGCGCGTGATCCGCACCTGGTTCCTCGATCCCGCGACGCGCATGAACCCGAACATGAATTTCGCGCAGGCGGTACCCGGCGTCTCGAACGGTCGGCCCGAAGGCGTGCTCGACGGCGCGAGCTTTATCGGTGTGATCGACGCCGTGGGGCTTATCGGCCCGTCGGGGGCGGTGACGCCGGACGAAGCAAAGGCGCTCGAAGGCTGGTTCGCGCGCTATGTCGACTGGATGCTGGAAAGTGCCAACGGCAGGGCCGAGGGCAAGGCCTCGAACAATCACGGCCTGTGGTACGACGCGCAGGTCGCACGCTTCGCGCTCTTCGCGCGCAAGCCGGAGATCGCGCGCAGGATCGCCCTTGCCTTCCCCAAGGGACGGATCGCGCAACAGATCGACGCCTCGGGCGCGCTGCCCAAGGAGCTGACGCGGACGCGCAGTTTCCATTATTCGCTCTATGCGCTGGGTGCGGCCTATAGCGTCGCCGACAGCGCGGCGTGCCTCGGCATCGACCTTTATCGCGCCGAGGAAAAGGGGCGCTCGCTGCGCAAGGCGACCAACTATGTCGCCGCCTATCGCGGCCGCGCCGCCGACTGGCCGTACAAGGAGCAGGGCTGGCCCGCCGACACGCTCGACGAACTGCTCGTCCGCGCCGAGTCTGCGTGGGGTCCGGGCGCCTACCCCCGCACCGTCCGCGGCGAGCTGTTACTGCGCTATCGCATCCCTTAA
- a CDS encoding alginate lyase family protein, translating into MLATPAAWAQSPKAFDIRGIERRRLLPQKNVLLAVPPRTITAIPATRSPAGPQDYYSEGDYWWPDPANPSGPYVRRDGRSNPDKFDGHRDALIAFGRTVPALAALWDLTRDRRFADAAMRHLAAWFVDPKTRMNPNLDHAQAIIGVNSGRAIGVIDTLQIVEVARAAALFARDEAPGYAAIRAGVEGWFAAYLGWLTTSPFGTTERDEKNNHGTCWLLQAASFAALLGRADVLDDARTRLKTIIVPTQIEPDGRQPLELARTKPYAYSLFNLDVLAASAWLLGGGNLIDWKTPDGRSIGGAIAWMAPYIADKAKWPLPPDIEYWDGFPVRQPSLLFGGIALKRTDWLELWHRLDPDPAIGEVVRNFPVRQPLLWL; encoded by the coding sequence TTGCTGGCCACCCCAGCGGCATGGGCGCAATCGCCGAAAGCATTCGACATTCGCGGGATCGAGCGCCGCCGGCTTCTTCCACAAAAGAACGTCCTGCTTGCCGTGCCCCCGCGCACCATCACCGCGATCCCCGCGACGCGCAGCCCGGCCGGACCTCAGGACTATTATTCGGAAGGCGATTATTGGTGGCCCGACCCGGCGAACCCGAGCGGTCCCTATGTGCGCCGTGACGGTCGTTCGAACCCGGACAAGTTCGACGGCCACCGCGACGCGCTGATCGCTTTCGGTCGTACCGTCCCGGCACTCGCGGCCTTGTGGGATCTGACCCGCGACCGCCGTTTCGCCGACGCCGCAATGCGTCACCTGGCCGCATGGTTCGTCGACCCGAAGACGCGGATGAACCCGAACCTCGACCACGCGCAGGCGATCATCGGCGTGAACAGCGGCCGCGCGATCGGCGTCATCGACACGCTGCAGATCGTCGAAGTCGCGCGCGCCGCGGCGCTGTTCGCGCGTGATGAAGCGCCGGGCTATGCCGCGATCCGGGCGGGCGTCGAAGGCTGGTTTGCCGCCTATCTCGGGTGGCTGACCACCTCGCCCTTCGGAACGACCGAACGCGACGAGAAGAATAATCACGGCACCTGCTGGCTGTTGCAAGCGGCCTCCTTCGCCGCGTTGCTCGGCCGCGCCGACGTACTCGACGATGCACGGACGCGCTTGAAGACGATCATCGTCCCGACCCAGATCGAGCCCGACGGCCGCCAGCCGCTCGAACTCGCGCGGACCAAGCCCTATGCTTATTCGCTCTTCAACCTCGACGTGCTCGCCGCGTCGGCGTGGCTGCTCGGCGGTGGCAACCTCATCGACTGGAAGACACCCGACGGCCGCTCGATAGGCGGCGCGATTGCGTGGATGGCGCCCTATATCGCCGACAAGGCGAAATGGCCGCTACCCCCCGATATCGAATATTGGGACGGCTTTCCGGTCCGCCAGCCGAGCCTGCTCTTCGGCGGCATCGCGCTGAAACGCACCGACTGGCTGGAGTTATGGCACCGGCTGGACCCCGACCCCGCGATCGGCGAGGTTGTGCGCAACTTCCCCGTCCGCCAGCCCTTGCTCTGGCTCTAG